The proteins below come from a single Aegilops tauschii subsp. strangulata cultivar AL8/78 chromosome 6, Aet v6.0, whole genome shotgun sequence genomic window:
- the LOC109775180 gene encoding ethylene-responsive transcription factor 1B-like: MPPRPRSSSGFRGIRLLPSGVYYAEIRSNDACLGLGTFETAHEVSHAYDAAAWRLRRPWAQMNFFDKRTREQAQELTPPPRLISEEDRRVQQRRGRRFLIAVADEHAMAV, from the coding sequence ATGCCACCGCGCCCACGGAGTAGCTCCGGCTTTCGCGGCATTCGTCTCCTCCCCTCCGGTGTGTATTACGCGGAGATCCGCTCCAACGATGCATGCCTTGGGCTCGGAACGTTCGAGACCGCCCACGAGGTCTCCcacgcgtacgacgcggcggcgtggcgcctcagGAGGCCATGGGCGCAGATGAACTTCTTCGACAAGAGGACGCGCGAGCAGGCGCAGGAACTCACGCCTCCCCCGCGACTAATCTCCGAGGAGGATCGCCGCGTCCAGCAGAGGCGGGGGCGTCGCTTCCTCATCGCCGTGGCGGATGAGCACGCCATGGCGGTGTAG